The following are encoded in a window of Doryrhamphus excisus isolate RoL2022-K1 chromosome 16, RoL_Dexc_1.0, whole genome shotgun sequence genomic DNA:
- the ren gene encoding renin — MPVLMAYWVYLLAMSLAVSKGHALRRITLKKMPSIRETLQDMGVSVEQVLTELAQISSQDFSNGTAPTPLTNYLDTQYYGEISIGSPAQMFNVVFDTGSANLWVPSQSCSPFFTACFTHNRYDASRSHTYMENGTGFSIQYASGNVRGFLSEDVVVVGGIPVVQVFAEATALSAMPFIFAKFDGVLGMGYPNAAIDGITPVFDRIMSQHVLKEEVFSVYYSRNPHHSPGGELVLGGTDPNYYTGNFNYMETKEMGKWEVIMKGVSVGTEMIFCTEGCTAVIDTGSSYITGPASSVSVLMKIIGAQLDESGYKVNCDTVKTLPSIAFHLGGHQYLLTQEDYILWQSQIEGDVCIVTFRGLDVPPPTGPIWILGANFIARYYTEFDRHNNRIGFAVAV, encoded by the exons ATGCCAGTTTTAATGGCTTACTGGGTCTACTTGCTTGCAATGTCACTGGCAGTCAGCAAAGGTCATGCTTTGAGGAG AATAACCCTAAAGAAGATGCCATCTATCAGGGAGACGCTGCAGGATATGGGAGTTTCAGTGGAGCAGGTGTTGACTGAGCTTGCCCAGATCAGCTCACAAGACTTCAGCAACGGGACCGCTCCCACACCTCTCACCAACTATTTGGAT ACCCAGTACTATGGGGAAATCAGTATTGGCTCCCCGGCTCAGATGTTCAACGTAGTATTCGACACGGGGTCGGCTAACCTGTGGGTGCCCTCGCAAAGCTGCTCCCCTTTCTTCACGGCCTGCT TTACTCACAATAGATACGATGCCTCCCGGTCGCACACCTACATGGAAAACGGAACAGGATTTTCCATCCAGTACGCTTCAGGAAACGTGAGGGGATTTCTTAGCGAGGATGTGGTCGTG GTTGGTGGAATCCCTGTAGTCCAGGTTTTTGCCGAAGCCACCGCCCTGTCTGCCATGCCGTTCATCTTTGCCAAGTTTGACGGCGTCCTGGGGATGGGCTACCCGAATGCGGCCATCGACGGTATCACTCCAGTGTTTGACCGCATCATGTCTCAACATGTCCTCAAGGAGGAGGTGTTCTCCGTCTATTACAGCAG GAACCCCCACCATTCCCCAGGTGGAGAGCTGGTTCTTGGTGGCACGGACCCAAACTACTACACTGGGAACTTTAATTACATGGAGACCAAAGAGATGGGCAAATGGGAGGTTATCATGAAAGg CGTTTCTGTGGGGACAGAAATGATATTTTGCACAGAGGGCTGCACAGCTGTGATAGACACAGGCTCGTCTTACATCACCGGTCCAGCCTCTTCCGTCTCCGTGTTGATGAAAATTATTGGAGCACAGCTGGATGAAAGTGGG TACAAAGTGAACTGCGACACAGTGAAGACATTGCCAAGTATCGCTTTCCATCTGGGTGGCCATCAGTACTTGCTCACACAGGAGGACTACATTTTATGG CAATCACAGATCGAGGGAGATGTCTGCATTGTCACGTTCAGGGGCTTGGATGTACCCCCTCCTACGGGTCCCATTTGGATTTTGGGAGCCAACTTCATTGCTCGCTACTACACAGAGTTTGACCGTCATAATAATCGAATAGGTTTTGCAGTAGCAGTCTGA